The following are from one region of the Oncorhynchus masou masou isolate Uvic2021 chromosome 24, UVic_Omas_1.1, whole genome shotgun sequence genome:
- the LOC135512932 gene encoding zinc finger protein 502-like yields MDPMDKYGTYESSGQPEELFDHSVHWSEVKEEAEECPISAVSLGVETSQVCPKEDPDEQDPSFDTVSDIYGVTEQEHGHKGMTYLKVKVPPSPVPVKEESKECSHLPVDEEEVALITVKKEENEDWLKSEDEDVVKVSVPWELLETSPSSSCSDTEDSEMESDNVQDCENHESDISRGLMIEDCSRIDPGMTPDTDVKANAVDFSESKGGSSFYPCPHCTLGFTIERFFHGHLKRAHPEEYIALLKSGEIIATKKKCSQLPPATCPQCGKSFSNKYVMEKHQRSHTGEKPYHCADCGKSYVFADSLKKHKKRCGKGFRRQTQLTSHETIPTGERQYKCSQCGKGYRTPASLKAHQKTHPGEKPYQCSQCDKCFVFSRDLKRHRWTHTSERPYKCFECGKGFVEQTQLTSHELIHTGERPYKCSQCAKGYRRPAHLKRHKMTHT; encoded by the exons ATGGATCCAATGGATAAGTATGGGACATATGAAAGCAGTGGTCAACCAGAAGAGCTTTTT GATCACTCAGTACATTGGAGTGAGGTTAAAGAGGAGGCTGAAGAATGTCCGATTTCAGCTGTCTCGTTAGGAGTTGAAACATCCCAGGTTTGTCCAAAGGAGGACCCTGATGAACAAGATCCCTCATTTGACACAGTTTCAGACATCTATGGAGTTACAGAGCAAGAGCATGGACATAAAGGCATGACATATCTCAAAGTAAAG GTGCCGCCTTCTCCAGTCCCAGTCAAAGAGGAGTCTAAAGAATGCTCCCATCTGCCAGTAGATGAAGAGGAAGTTGCCTTAATTACAGTGAagaaagaagagaatgaagactGGTTGAAGTCAGAAGATGAGGATGTTGTGAAAGTGTCAGTGCCTTGGGAGCTGTTGGaaacatcaccatcatcatcatgttCAGATACAGAGGACAGTGAGATGGAAAGTGATAATGTGCAG GACTGTGAAAACCATGAGAGTGACATTTCACGAGGTTTAATGATTGAAGATTGTAGCAGGATTGATCCAGGGATGACGCCAGATACAGATGTGAAAGCTAATGCTGTCGATTTCA GTGAATCTAAAGGGGGGTCCTCCTTCTACCCATGCCCCCATTGTACACTTGGTTTCACCATAGAACGTTTTTTCCATGGGCATCTCAAGAGGGCCCACCCTGAAGAGTACATCGCTCTGCTGAAGTCTGGGGAAAtaatagcaacaaaaaaaaagtgTTCACAGCTGCCCCCAGCCACATGCCCGCAATGTGGCAAGAGCTTCTCCAATAAATATGTTATGGAAAAGCATCAGAGGagtcacacaggagagaagccatatCACTGTGCAGACTGTGGGAAGAGCTACGTCTTTGCTGATTCACTCAAAAAACATAAAAAAAGATGTGGGAAAGGATTCCGAAGACAAACCCAACTGACCAGCCATGAAACGATCCCCACAGGAGAGAGACAATATAaatgctctcagtgtggaaaAGGATACCGAACACCCGCCAGTCTAAAAGCACACCAGAAAACCCACCcaggagaaaagccttatcaGTGCTCTCAGTGTGACAAATGTTTTGTCTTTTCCAGAGACCTTAAGAGACACAGATGGACTCACACTAGTGAGAGACCATATAAATGCTTTGAGTGTGGCAAAGGATTCGTCGAACAAACCCAACTGACTAGCCATGAGCTtatccacacaggagagagaccgtATAAATGCTCTCAGTGTGCAAAAGGATACCGAAGACCAGCCCATCTAAAAAGACATAAAATGACCCACACCTAA